From Cotesia glomerata isolate CgM1 linkage group LG2, MPM_Cglom_v2.3, whole genome shotgun sequence, a single genomic window includes:
- the LOC123259404 gene encoding probable U3 small nucleolar RNA-associated protein 11: MSSWKKAAKTGQRTHLERHQPEERKRLGLLEKKKDYKLRADDYNEKQATLKLLRKRALNKNPDEFYFHMINSKMDKGVHREKQKKEDHTFEQIKLMETQDLKYIAYKRHLEARQIEKLQSQLHMIDAADQTPNKHIFFVDDDKEVKSFDVAERLETHPALLARKTNRPKLSVLKKVKLPEIDETTAAKIEQQKHMAYTELQKRVERESQLAIVQQKLEMRRALKDKTLPKPKIIKQGSKTSAPVYKWTLQRKR, encoded by the coding sequence atgtcGTCGTGGAAAAAAGCTGCCAAAACTGGTCAAAGGACCCATCTTGAACGTCATCAGCCCGAAGAACGTAAAAGATTAGGTCTTTTGGAAAAGAAGAAAGATTACAAATTGCGTGCTGATGATTACAATGAAAAGCAAGCGACTCTGAAGCTTTTACGGAAACGAGCATTGAATAAAAACCCAGATGAGTTTTACTTTCATATGATAAATTCAAAGATGGACAAAGGTGTCCATAGGGAGAAGCAAAAAAAAGAAGATCACACATTTGAGCAGATAAAGTTGATGGAAACCCAGGATTTGAAGTACATCGCTTACAAAAGACATTTGGAAGCACGGCAAATTGAAAAACTTCAGAGCCAGTTGCATATGATCGACGCGGCCGATCAAACGCCAAACAAACACATTTTTTTCGTCGACGATGACAAGGAGGTTAAATCTTTTGATGTCGCTGAGCGTCTGGAGACTCACCCGGCTCTTCTGGCCCGCAAGACAAATAGACCGAAACTCAGTGTCCTGAAAAAGGTCAAATTACCTGAAATTGATGAAACGACTGCTGCCAAAATCGAACAGCAGAAACACATGGCTTATACGGAGCTACAGAAGCGGGTCGAGCGCGAATCTCAATTAGCAATCGTCCAGCAGAAATTGGAAATGCGAAGAGCTTTGAAAGATAAAACTTTACCGAAacctaaaattattaaacaaggCTCCAAAACATCGGCTCCCGTTTACAAATGGACGTTGCAGCGTAAACGATAA